One window of Xanthomonas sp. 10-10 genomic DNA carries:
- a CDS encoding GNAT family N-acetyltransferase encodes MSPHGLPQILSLDPASDAAALRALRQACTTEIADIVHETDWDALDPLSLHLAARTDDGHLVASVRVTPDRRIDRLGLVPDWRRRGLSDHLLAAAVDAATQRGWPSLHARVTASAEAVFARLGFLPGLLPHLSHGRTADAGAAPGKPVHRRLDGPMAVDDLAAALAAATGLLSSARRRVLIYTRALDPPLFDNPAVLDALRRFATARHDKRVQVLVQDTASATASSSAMLRLAQRLPSVFRFRAVSDPVDTSYAAAYLVGDDAYYFRPTGHRYDDGETWLSGAARSRQLEREFAQIWERSTLWNEPRALGI; translated from the coding sequence ATGAGTCCGCACGGCCTGCCGCAGATCCTCTCGCTGGACCCGGCATCCGATGCCGCGGCCCTGCGTGCGCTGCGGCAGGCCTGCACGACCGAGATCGCGGACATCGTCCACGAGACCGATTGGGATGCGCTGGACCCGCTCAGCCTGCACTTGGCCGCGCGCACCGATGACGGCCACCTGGTCGCCTCGGTGCGGGTGACGCCGGATCGCCGCATCGATCGGCTCGGCCTGGTGCCGGACTGGCGGCGTCGCGGGCTGTCCGACCACCTGCTTGCCGCAGCGGTGGATGCCGCCACCCAGCGGGGCTGGCCCAGCCTGCACGCCCGCGTCACCGCAAGCGCCGAGGCGGTGTTCGCACGCCTGGGCTTCCTACCCGGGTTACTTCCGCATCTTTCGCATGGGCGCACTGCCGATGCCGGCGCTGCGCCCGGCAAGCCCGTGCATCGCCGGCTCGATGGCCCGATGGCGGTGGACGATCTCGCCGCGGCCCTGGCCGCCGCCACCGGCCTGCTCAGCAGCGCACGCCGGCGGGTGCTGATCTACACCCGCGCACTGGACCCGCCGTTGTTCGACAACCCCGCCGTGCTCGATGCGCTGCGCCGCTTTGCCACCGCACGCCACGACAAGCGCGTGCAGGTGCTGGTGCAGGACACCGCCAGCGCCACTGCCAGCAGCAGCGCAATGCTGCGTCTGGCCCAGCGCCTGCCCAGCGTGTTCCGGTTCCGCGCGGTCAGCGATCCGGTCGATACCAGCTATGCGGCGGCCTACCTGGTCGGCGACGACGCCTACTACTTTCGTCCAACAGGTCATCGCTACGACGATGGCGAAACCTGGTTGTCCGGTGCGGCCCGCAGCCGCCAGCTGGAGCGCGAATTCGCGCAGATATGGGAGCGCAGCACGCTCTGGAACGAACCGCGCGCGCTCGGCATCTGA
- a CDS encoding cupin domain-containing protein: MAARKANPPVIEVQARPGQPLGMPVERFLRTYWHKHPLLIRNAFADFASPLQPEDLAGLACEDGVLARLISHDRATDDWSVRTGPFQETDFPGLPDRDWTLLVQDVDKWDADVRALLDQFRFLPRWRIDDIMISFAATGGSVGAHVDHYDVFLLQGQGHRRWQIDARTSQGRKPTPQAFRDDVDIKLLREFKPTHDWVLGPGDMLYLPPLLPHHGVAEDACLTFSIGTRAPSSAELIGDYLDTLIADADEAVRYHDEDLKVPADPYEIDVTAMNRVVEALNALRMNDPDRLGDWFGRFMTTYRASGDVVPAPEPIPREAVEQALEEGVVLYRHPWSRLAWRRAKRGATLFCSGLEFALSAKDAARLAAAEEIDGGLYAQLTARGREVVLELLAQGHYQRAHDDAREDIDDEQAHALTVSADHHDDQGDDDRADADEAIDTEADVEAVADEADTPAELVDISQDSDDDSEASDIAEDGNDAETPERA, translated from the coding sequence ATGGCTGCACGCAAGGCAAACCCTCCCGTCATCGAAGTCCAGGCCCGCCCCGGGCAGCCGCTGGGCATGCCGGTGGAGCGCTTTCTGCGCACCTACTGGCACAAGCACCCGCTGCTGATCCGCAACGCCTTTGCGGATTTCGCCTCGCCGCTGCAGCCGGAAGATCTGGCTGGCCTGGCCTGCGAGGACGGCGTGCTGGCGCGCCTGATCAGCCACGACCGCGCCACCGACGACTGGAGCGTGCGTACCGGCCCGTTCCAGGAGACCGACTTCCCCGGCCTGCCCGATCGCGATTGGACGCTGTTGGTGCAGGACGTGGACAAGTGGGACGCCGACGTGCGCGCATTGCTGGACCAGTTCCGCTTCCTGCCGCGCTGGCGCATCGACGACATCATGATCAGCTTCGCCGCCACCGGTGGCTCGGTCGGCGCGCATGTCGATCACTACGACGTGTTCCTGCTGCAGGGCCAGGGCCATCGCCGCTGGCAGATCGACGCCCGCACCTCGCAAGGCCGCAAGCCCACGCCGCAGGCGTTCCGCGACGACGTCGACATCAAGCTGCTGCGCGAGTTCAAGCCGACCCACGACTGGGTGCTGGGTCCGGGCGACATGCTGTACCTGCCGCCGCTGCTACCGCATCACGGCGTGGCAGAAGACGCCTGCCTGACCTTCTCGATCGGCACCCGCGCGCCCTCCTCGGCCGAGCTGATCGGCGATTACCTGGACACCCTGATCGCCGATGCCGACGAGGCCGTGCGCTACCACGACGAAGACCTCAAGGTGCCGGCCGATCCATACGAGATCGACGTCACCGCGATGAACCGCGTGGTCGAAGCGCTCAATGCGCTGCGCATGAACGACCCCGATCGGCTGGGCGACTGGTTCGGCCGCTTCATGACCACCTACCGCGCCTCCGGCGACGTGGTGCCGGCGCCCGAGCCGATCCCGCGCGAAGCGGTCGAACAGGCGCTGGAAGAAGGCGTGGTGCTGTACCGCCACCCCTGGTCGCGGCTGGCCTGGCGGCGTGCCAAGCGCGGTGCCACGCTGTTCTGCAGCGGCCTGGAATTCGCATTGTCGGCCAAGGACGCGGCGCGCCTGGCGGCGGCCGAAGAGATCGATGGCGGGCTTTATGCGCAGCTGACCGCCCGCGGCCGCGAAGTGGTCCTGGAGCTGCTGGCGCAAGGCCACTACCAGCGCGCCCATGACGACGCGCGCGAAGACATCGACGACGAGCAGGCGCACGCGCTCACGGTGTCGGCCGACCACCACGACGATCAGGGCGACGACGATCGCGCGGACGCAGACGAGGCCATCGATACCGAGGCCGATGTCGAAGCGGTGGCGGACGAGGCAGACACCCCGGCCGAACTCGTCGACATCAGCCAGGACTCGGATGACGACTCCGAGGCCTCGGATATTGCCGAAGACGGCAACGACGCGGAGACCCCGGAGCGCGCATGA
- a CDS encoding TIGR00730 family Rossman fold protein has translation MKSICVYCGSNAGNKPVYVERAMALGDRIAKQGLRLVYGGGNVGLMGTVANAVLAAGGEVTGVIPQQLADWEVAHRGLTTLEIVGSMHERKMRMFELSDAFVALPGGFGTMEEIFEMLTWRQLGIGNKPCAFLDIAGFYAPLIGMIDRMVEERFLHPDQRADLWYGDDMAQMLGWMQHYTPAQASKWIDEKRRSTLV, from the coding sequence ATGAAAAGCATCTGCGTCTACTGCGGCTCCAATGCCGGCAACAAACCCGTCTACGTCGAGCGCGCCATGGCGCTGGGCGATCGCATCGCCAAGCAGGGCCTGCGCCTGGTCTATGGCGGCGGCAACGTCGGCTTGATGGGGACGGTGGCCAACGCGGTGCTGGCCGCCGGTGGTGAAGTCACCGGGGTGATTCCGCAGCAGCTGGCCGATTGGGAAGTGGCGCATCGCGGGCTGACCACGCTGGAAATCGTCGGCTCGATGCATGAGCGCAAGATGCGCATGTTCGAGCTGTCCGATGCCTTCGTCGCCCTGCCCGGCGGCTTCGGCACCATGGAAGAGATCTTCGAGATGCTGACCTGGCGCCAGCTGGGCATCGGCAACAAGCCGTGCGCCTTCCTGGATATCGCAGGGTTCTATGCACCGCTGATCGGCATGATCGATCGGATGGTGGAAGAGCGGTTCCTGCATCCGGATCAACGCGCCGACCTGTGGTACGGCGACGACATGGCGCAGATGCTGGGGTGGATGCAGCACTACACGCCGGCCCAGGCGTCCAAGTGGATCGACGAGAAGCGCCGCTCCACGCTGGTGTAA
- a CDS encoding 2-oxoglutarate dehydrogenase E1 component yields the protein MRPTDRATRPAASAQSSPQQTRLTIVDNLLKQFAQSSQLAGGNAAYIEDLYEQYLVAPDSVDPKWKTYFDGFKGRDAGDVPHSAAIAHILSASRQAANAGTGAGASDERERNVGRLITAYRARGHLGAQLDPLGLTPPVNPPDLDLPFHSLSQADMDSEFSTGGVGGQPRMKLKDLLARLKATYASTIGAEFMHIQEFDQRQWIYKRLEDAGGKIAGDAASRKRTLERLTAAEGLERYLHTKYVGQKRFSLEGGDALIPMMDAIIHQSGKDQVKDIVIGMAHRGRLNVLVNTLGKNPRKLFDEFEGKFEHAHDDRAHTGDVKYHMGFSADIAVGDSNQVHLALAFNPSHLEIVDPVVVGSVRSRQERFGDAERKTVLPILIHGDAAFAGQGVVMELFQMSQARGFAVGGTVHIVVNNQIGFTTSTRDDARSTLYCTDVAKMIGAPVFHVNGDDPDAVIFVSKLAYEFRQQFKKDVVIDLVCYRRWGHNEADEPAATQPVMYQTIRKHKTTRELYAAKLESDGVLSADEAKALVDGYRNKLDSGEYTTELAKRKPDEFAIDWSKYLVGTAADPVDTRVKREQLDRLAKLITTIPEGVELHARVGKIYDDRVKMAAGEQLGDWGFAENLAYATLLAEGHKLRLVGQDAGRGTFFHRHAILHDQKNDNYYLPLRQLVENPEDATIIDSLLSEEAVMGFEYGYSTTDPNALCIWEAQFGDFANGAQVVIDQFIAAGEAKWGRIAGLSLFLPHGYEGQGPEHSSARLERFLQLCALENMLVCVPTTPAQCFHMIRRQMRMTTRKPLVVMTPKSLLRHKLAVSSLEELAEGQFQHLIPDAKADAGKVKRVVLCSGKVYYDLLEDQTKRGQDDVAILRVEQLYPFPRAQLAAELKAYANATDVVWCQEEPQNQGAWYQIRHHLNFCLASGQSLHYAGRARSPSPAAGHMADHIVEQQKLVADALLNPFNDQVAE from the coding sequence TTGAGACCGACCGATAGGGCAACTCGCCCTGCCGCTTCCGCACAATCATCCCCACAGCAGACCCGACTTACCATCGTGGATAATCTCCTAAAGCAGTTCGCGCAGTCATCGCAGCTCGCCGGCGGCAACGCCGCCTACATCGAGGATCTGTACGAGCAGTACCTCGTCGCCCCGGACAGTGTCGATCCGAAGTGGAAGACGTACTTCGACGGCTTCAAAGGTCGCGATGCCGGTGATGTCCCGCACTCGGCGGCCATCGCCCACATCCTCAGCGCGTCCAGGCAAGCCGCCAATGCAGGGACCGGCGCAGGCGCCAGTGACGAGCGCGAGCGCAACGTCGGCCGCCTGATTACCGCCTATCGTGCGCGCGGCCACCTTGGCGCGCAGCTCGATCCGCTGGGGCTCACCCCGCCGGTCAATCCGCCCGATCTGGACCTGCCGTTCCACAGCCTGTCGCAGGCCGACATGGACAGCGAATTCAGCACCGGCGGCGTCGGTGGCCAGCCGCGGATGAAGCTGAAGGACCTGCTGGCCAGGTTGAAAGCGACCTACGCCAGCACCATCGGCGCAGAGTTCATGCACATCCAGGAATTCGACCAGCGCCAGTGGATCTACAAGCGCCTGGAAGATGCCGGCGGCAAGATCGCCGGCGACGCGGCCAGCCGCAAGCGCACGCTGGAGCGGCTCACCGCCGCCGAAGGCCTGGAGCGCTACCTGCACACCAAGTACGTCGGCCAGAAGCGCTTCTCGCTGGAAGGCGGCGATGCGCTGATTCCGATGATGGACGCGATCATCCACCAGTCCGGCAAGGACCAGGTCAAGGACATCGTGATCGGCATGGCCCACCGCGGCCGCCTCAACGTGCTGGTCAATACGCTGGGCAAGAACCCGCGCAAGCTGTTTGACGAATTCGAAGGCAAGTTCGAGCACGCCCATGACGACCGCGCGCACACCGGCGACGTCAAGTACCACATGGGCTTCTCGGCAGATATCGCCGTGGGCGACAGCAACCAGGTGCATCTGGCGCTGGCGTTCAACCCCTCGCACCTGGAAATCGTCGACCCGGTCGTGGTCGGCAGCGTGCGGTCGCGCCAGGAACGCTTCGGCGATGCCGAACGCAAGACCGTGCTGCCGATCCTGATCCACGGCGATGCCGCATTCGCCGGCCAGGGCGTGGTGATGGAGCTGTTCCAGATGTCGCAGGCGCGCGGTTTCGCGGTCGGCGGCACCGTGCACATCGTTGTCAACAACCAGATCGGCTTCACCACCAGCACCCGCGACGATGCCCGTTCCACGCTGTACTGCACCGACGTCGCCAAGATGATCGGCGCGCCGGTCTTCCACGTGAACGGCGACGACCCGGATGCGGTGATCTTCGTGTCCAAGCTGGCCTATGAATTCCGCCAGCAGTTCAAGAAGGACGTGGTCATCGACCTGGTCTGCTACCGCCGTTGGGGCCATAACGAGGCCGACGAGCCGGCCGCAACCCAGCCGGTGATGTACCAGACCATCCGCAAGCACAAGACCACCCGCGAGCTGTACGCCGCCAAGCTGGAAAGCGACGGCGTGCTGAGCGCAGACGAGGCCAAGGCGCTGGTCGACGGCTACCGCAACAAGCTGGATTCGGGCGAGTACACCACCGAACTGGCCAAGCGCAAGCCGGATGAATTTGCGATCGACTGGTCCAAGTACCTGGTCGGCACCGCCGCCGATCCGGTGGACACCCGCGTCAAGCGCGAGCAGCTGGATCGTCTGGCCAAGCTGATCACCACGATTCCGGAAGGCGTCGAGTTGCATGCACGCGTCGGCAAGATCTACGACGACCGCGTCAAGATGGCCGCAGGCGAGCAGCTGGGCGACTGGGGCTTTGCCGAGAACCTGGCTTACGCCACGCTGCTGGCCGAAGGCCACAAGCTGCGTCTGGTCGGCCAGGACGCCGGTCGCGGCACGTTCTTCCACCGTCACGCGATCCTGCATGACCAGAAGAACGACAACTACTACCTGCCGCTGCGTCAACTGGTCGAAAACCCGGAAGACGCCACCATCATCGACTCGCTGCTCAGCGAAGAAGCGGTGATGGGCTTCGAATACGGCTACTCCACCACCGACCCGAATGCGCTGTGCATCTGGGAAGCGCAGTTCGGCGATTTCGCCAACGGCGCGCAGGTGGTGATCGACCAGTTCATCGCCGCCGGCGAAGCCAAGTGGGGCCGCATCGCGGGCCTGTCGCTGTTCCTGCCGCACGGCTATGAAGGCCAGGGCCCGGAGCACAGCTCCGCGCGTCTGGAGCGCTTCCTGCAGCTGTGCGCGCTGGAGAACATGCTGGTGTGCGTGCCGACCACCCCGGCGCAGTGCTTCCACATGATCCGCCGGCAGATGCGCATGACCACCCGCAAGCCGCTGGTGGTGATGACGCCCAAGTCGCTGCTGCGCCACAAGCTGGCGGTGTCGAGCCTGGAAGAACTGGCCGAAGGGCAGTTCCAGCATCTGATTCCCGACGCCAAGGCCGATGCCGGCAAGGTCAAGCGCGTGGTGCTGTGCTCGGGCAAGGTCTATTACGACCTGCTCGAAGACCAGACCAAGCGTGGCCAGGACGACGTCGCCATCCTGCGCGTGGAGCAGCTGTATCCGTTCCCGCGTGCGCAGCTGGCCGCCGAGCTCAAGGCCTATGCCAACGCCACCGACGTGGTGTGGTGCCAGGAAGAACCGCAGAACCAGGGTGCGTGGTATCAGATCCGCCACCATCTGAACTTCTGCCTGGCCAGCGGCCAGAGCCTGCACTACGCCGGCCGTGCCCGTTCGCCCTCGCCTGCCGCCGGCCACATGGCCGACCACATCGTCGAACAGCAGAAGCTGGTCGCCGATGCGCTCCTCAATCCGTTCAACGACCAAGTCGCTGAATAA
- a CDS encoding DUF3060 domain-containing protein, producing MHAVRSIASLFALSSIVALGGCGADGPAAQAVSAVSSTVTDPASGADCDGKDVRLTRDDSEWILHGNCGTVTITASRGAMNLDNARSIRVEGSNFTVLNKQLGELSIIGHDNTLNLTNVDSVDIQGNKNLVLAREIKQVRFSGNDNTVNPSSKPSLDDRGSGNKVM from the coding sequence ATGCATGCAGTTCGGAGTATCGCGTCGCTGTTTGCCCTGTCCAGCATCGTCGCACTGGGCGGCTGCGGTGCCGACGGCCCGGCGGCCCAGGCGGTATCGGCCGTCTCGTCCACAGTGACCGACCCGGCCAGCGGCGCCGATTGCGACGGCAAGGATGTGCGCCTGACCCGCGACGACAGCGAGTGGATCCTGCACGGCAACTGCGGCACGGTGACCATCACCGCCTCGCGCGGTGCGATGAATCTGGACAACGCACGCAGCATTCGCGTGGAAGGCAGCAACTTCACCGTCCTCAACAAGCAGCTTGGCGAGCTCAGCATCATCGGCCATGACAACACGCTCAATCTGACCAATGTCGACAGCGTGGACATCCAGGGCAACAAGAATCTGGTGCTGGCGCGTGAGATCAAGCAGGTCCGTTTTTCCGGCAACGACAACACGGTCAACCCGTCCAGCAAACCCTCGCTGGATGACCGCGGCAGCGGCAACAAGGTGATGTGA
- a CDS encoding YigZ family protein, with the protein MAAMLDTLAADAHHSLDIKHSRFLAHAAALDSSAQALEIVQRVSVPDATHNCWAYRFGQEYRSSDDGEPSGTAGRPILAAIDGQGFDRVVVVVTRWYGGIKLGAGGLVRAYGGTAAECLRLATRRPLVALTLLDLQCQFDDLGLVHAALAAFHVDKLDEHFHAQGAALRVQLPADQLAGLKSRLCDATRNRVHLSTPEAA; encoded by the coding sequence ATGGCGGCGATGCTCGATACCCTCGCCGCTGACGCGCACCATAGCCTGGACATCAAGCACAGTCGCTTTCTGGCCCATGCTGCTGCACTCGATTCTTCCGCGCAGGCGCTGGAGATCGTGCAGCGCGTGTCGGTGCCCGACGCCACGCATAACTGCTGGGCCTACCGGTTCGGGCAGGAGTACCGTTCCAGCGACGATGGCGAGCCCAGCGGCACTGCCGGCCGGCCGATTCTGGCCGCCATCGATGGCCAAGGCTTCGATCGCGTGGTGGTGGTGGTGACGCGCTGGTATGGCGGGATCAAGCTCGGTGCCGGCGGGCTGGTGCGCGCTTACGGCGGTACCGCTGCCGAATGCCTGCGCCTGGCCACGCGGCGACCGCTGGTCGCGTTGACCCTGCTCGACCTGCAATGCCAGTTCGACGATCTGGGCCTGGTGCACGCGGCGCTTGCCGCATTCCATGTCGACAAGCTGGACGAGCACTTCCACGCCCAAGGCGCAGCGTTGCGCGTGCAACTGCCTGCCGATCAGCTTGCCGGCTTGAAAAGCCGTCTGTGCGACGCCACTCGCAATCGTGTCCATCTCTCAACACCGGAAGCCGCATGA
- the lpdA gene encoding dihydrolipoyl dehydrogenase, with translation MSEQEQFDVVVIGAGPAGYHAAIRAAQLGMKVACIDAALGKDGKPALGGTCLRVGCIPSKALLDSSRQFWNMGHLFGDHGISFNDAKMDVPTMIGRKDKIVKQFTGGIAMLFKANKITPYYGFGQLLPGNVVKVAQHEGGEIELKGTNVILAAGSESIELPFAKFDGDTIVDNVGGLDFTAVPKRLAVIGAGVIGLELGSVWKRLGAEVTILEALPDFLALADAEVAKTALKEFKKQGLDIKLGAKVSKTEITGSGDAKQVVLSYTDSAGEQTLTVDKLLVAVGRKAATKNLLADGTGVKVTDRGQIEVDGHCHTGVDGVWAIGDCVRGPMLAHKGFEEGIAVAELIAGLPGHVNFDTIPWVIYTEPEIAWVGKTEQQLKAEGVAYKAGSFPFAAIGRAVAMGEPAGFVKVIADAETDRVLGMHLVGVGVSELVHEGVLTMEFNGSADDLARICHAHPTLSEAIHDAAMAVSKRAIHKAN, from the coding sequence ATGAGCGAACAAGAACAATTCGACGTCGTCGTCATCGGTGCCGGTCCGGCCGGCTATCACGCGGCGATTCGCGCGGCCCAGCTGGGCATGAAGGTCGCCTGCATCGACGCCGCACTCGGCAAGGACGGCAAGCCCGCACTGGGCGGCACTTGCCTGCGCGTGGGCTGCATTCCGTCCAAGGCGCTGCTGGATTCCTCGCGCCAGTTCTGGAACATGGGCCACCTGTTCGGCGACCACGGCATCAGCTTCAACGACGCCAAGATGGACGTGCCCACCATGATCGGCCGCAAGGACAAGATCGTGAAGCAGTTCACTGGCGGCATCGCGATGCTGTTCAAGGCCAACAAGATCACCCCGTATTACGGCTTCGGCCAGCTGCTGCCGGGCAACGTCGTCAAGGTCGCCCAGCACGAAGGCGGCGAGATCGAGCTCAAGGGCACCAACGTGATCCTGGCGGCCGGCTCGGAATCGATCGAGTTGCCGTTTGCCAAGTTCGATGGCGACACCATCGTCGACAACGTCGGCGGCCTGGACTTCACCGCCGTGCCCAAGCGCCTGGCCGTGATCGGTGCCGGCGTGATCGGCCTTGAACTGGGCAGCGTGTGGAAGCGCCTGGGCGCCGAGGTCACCATCCTCGAAGCGCTGCCGGATTTCCTGGCCCTGGCCGATGCCGAAGTGGCCAAGACCGCGCTGAAGGAATTCAAGAAGCAGGGCCTGGACATCAAGCTGGGCGCCAAGGTCAGCAAGACCGAGATCACCGGCAGCGGCGATGCCAAGCAGGTGGTGCTCAGCTACACCGACAGCGCCGGCGAGCAGACCCTGACCGTGGACAAGCTGCTGGTGGCCGTGGGCCGCAAGGCCGCCACCAAGAACCTGCTGGCTGACGGCACCGGCGTCAAGGTGACCGACCGCGGCCAGATCGAGGTCGATGGCCATTGCCATACCGGCGTCGACGGCGTGTGGGCCATCGGCGACTGCGTGCGCGGCCCGATGCTGGCGCACAAGGGCTTCGAGGAAGGCATCGCGGTGGCCGAGCTGATCGCCGGCCTGCCCGGTCACGTCAACTTCGACACCATTCCGTGGGTCATCTACACCGAGCCGGAGATTGCCTGGGTCGGCAAGACCGAGCAGCAGCTCAAGGCCGAGGGCGTTGCCTACAAGGCCGGCAGCTTCCCGTTCGCGGCGATCGGCCGCGCGGTGGCCATGGGCGAGCCGGCCGGCTTCGTCAAGGTGATCGCCGATGCCGAAACCGACCGCGTGCTGGGCATGCACCTGGTGGGCGTGGGTGTCTCCGAGCTGGTGCACGAAGGCGTGCTGACGATGGAGTTCAACGGCTCGGCCGACGACCTGGCACGTATCTGCCACGCGCATCCGACCCTGTCCGAAGCGATCCACGACGCCGCGATGGCGGTGAGCAAGCGCGCGATTCATAAGGCCAATTAA
- the sucB gene encoding dihydrolipoyllysine-residue succinyltransferase encodes MATEVKVPVLPESVSDATIASWHKKAGEAVKRDENLVDLETDKVVLEVPSPVDGVLKEIKFEAGSTVTSNQILAIIEEGAVAAAAPAEEKKADAPAPAAAAPAAAPAPAAAAAPAAASKSAADALPPGARFAAITQGVDPAQVEGTGRRGAVTKEDIVNFAKAGGVGKASGARPEERVAMTRVRKTIAKRLMESKNSTAMLTTFNEVNLAKVSAARKELQDEFQKAHGIKLGFMSFFVKAAANALQRFPLVNASIDGDDIIYHGYSDISIAVSTDKGLVTPVLRNVERQSFADVEQGIADYAAKARAGKLGLDDLQGGTFTITNGGTFGSLLSTPIINPPQSAILGMHAIKERPIAENGQVVIAPMMYLALSYDHRIIDGKDSVQFLVDIKNQLENPGRMLFGL; translated from the coding sequence ATGGCCACCGAAGTCAAAGTTCCGGTACTGCCCGAATCCGTTTCCGACGCCACCATCGCCAGCTGGCACAAGAAGGCCGGTGAAGCGGTCAAGCGCGACGAGAATCTGGTCGACCTGGAAACCGACAAGGTCGTGTTGGAAGTTCCTTCGCCGGTCGACGGCGTACTGAAGGAAATCAAGTTCGAAGCCGGCAGCACGGTCACCAGCAACCAGATCCTGGCGATCATCGAAGAAGGCGCCGTTGCCGCCGCCGCTCCTGCCGAAGAGAAGAAGGCCGATGCACCGGCTCCGGCCGCTGCTGCCCCGGCCGCAGCGCCGGCCCCGGCTGCCGCCGCTGCGCCTGCCGCTGCCTCCAAGTCTGCTGCCGATGCGCTGCCTCCGGGTGCGCGTTTTGCCGCGATCACCCAGGGCGTGGACCCGGCCCAGGTCGAGGGCACCGGCCGTCGTGGCGCAGTGACCAAGGAAGACATCGTCAATTTCGCCAAGGCCGGCGGCGTGGGCAAGGCCTCCGGCGCCCGCCCGGAAGAGCGCGTGGCGATGACCCGCGTGCGCAAGACCATCGCCAAGCGTTTGATGGAGTCCAAGAACTCCACCGCGATGCTGACCACCTTCAACGAAGTGAACCTGGCCAAGGTATCGGCCGCGCGCAAGGAACTGCAGGACGAGTTCCAGAAGGCGCACGGCATCAAGCTCGGCTTCATGAGCTTCTTCGTCAAGGCCGCCGCCAACGCGCTGCAGCGCTTCCCGCTGGTCAACGCCTCGATCGACGGCGACGACATCATCTATCACGGCTACAGCGACATCTCGATCGCCGTGTCCACCGACAAGGGCCTGGTCACGCCGGTGCTGCGTAACGTCGAGCGCCAGTCGTTCGCCGACGTCGAGCAGGGTATCGCCGACTACGCCGCCAAGGCGCGCGCCGGCAAGCTGGGCCTGGACGATCTGCAGGGCGGCACCTTCACCATCACCAACGGCGGCACCTTCGGCTCGCTGCTGTCCACCCCGATCATCAACCCGCCGCAGAGCGCCATCCTGGGCATGCACGCGATCAAGGAACGTCCGATCGCCGAAAACGGCCAGGTCGTGATCGCGCCGATGATGTATCTGGCGCTGTCCTACGACCATCGCATCATCGACGGCAAGGATTCGGTGCAGTTCCTGGTCGACATCAAGAATCAGCTGGAAAACCCGGGCCGGATGTTGTTCGGTCTGTGA